A region of Argentina anserina chromosome 5, drPotAnse1.1, whole genome shotgun sequence DNA encodes the following proteins:
- the LOC126794400 gene encoding uncharacterized protein At1g32220, chloroplastic — translation MTSFLPFPSTSSLRGASLAARPNSASLSQTRFSVKCRYAEASVKGDDLNSGAIDVVADVIPERVVVLGGSGFVGSAICKAAVSRGIEVVGVSRSGRPTYSGSWIDQVNWIPGDVFYVNWDEVLLGATAVVSTIGGFGSEEQMQRINGEANVVAVNAAKEYGVPKFILISVHDYNLPPFLLSSGYFTGKRKAESEVLSKYPNSGVVLRPGFIYGKRKVDGFEVPLDLIGEPVERILRATESFTKPLSSLPASDLLLAPPVSVDDVAFAAINAIRDDDFFGIFTIAQIKEAAEKVRV, via the exons ATGACGTCGTTTCTGCCCTTCCCTTCAACCTCCTCCCTCCGCGGCGCCTCCCTCGCAGCCCGGCCCAACTccgcctctctctctcagaccCG GTTCAGTGTTAAATGCAGGTACGCGGAGGCGAGCGTAAAGGGCGACGACCTCAACTCCGGCGCCATAGACGTCGTGGCTGATGTCATACCTGAACGG GTTGTGGTGTTAGGAGGCAGTGGTTTTGTTGGGTCTGCAATTTGTAAGGCTGCGGTGTCCAGAGGCATAGAGGTTGTAGGTGTAAGCAG GTCAGGGCGGCCGACGTACTCCGGTTCGTGGATTGATCAGGTTAACTGGATACCAG GAGACGTTTTTTATGTAAACTGGGATGAAGTACTTCTCGGGGCCACTGCTGTAGTTTCAACAATTGGTGGGTTTGGCAGCGAGGAACAGATGCAAAGGATTAACGGCGAGGCAAATGTTGTTGCTGTGAATGCTGCAAAGGAATATG GAGTTCCAAAGTTTATCTTGATCTCGGTGCATGATTACAATCTACCTCCATTTCTACTTTCATCTGGATACTTCACAGGAAAGAGAAAAGCTGAATCAGAGGTTCTCTCCAAATATCCCAACTCTG GGGTTGTGTTAAGACCTGGTTTCATATATGGGAAAAGGAAGGTTGATGGATTTGAGGTTCCTTTGGATCTGATAGGAGAACCAGTCGAAAGAATTTTACGTGCTACTGAGAGCTTTACCAAACCATTGAGTTCTCTTCCAGCATCCGACCTGCTCTTGGCTCCACCTGTGAGTGTTGATGATGTTGCGTTTGCCGCAATCAATGCAATAAGAGATGATGACTTCTTCGGCATTTTCACTATTGCACAAATCAAGGAAGCCGCTGAGAAGGTTAGGGTGTGA
- the LOC126794562 gene encoding glycerol-3-phosphate acyltransferase, chloroplastic isoform X1, whose amino-acid sequence MYILSATFSSTTFLTPRVSSSSSSSSSSARLRLVHPVRSSFRRTSSGCPCSFYSSAKVRAMAEMVKDKEEKEEEEESLSAVESAQRRETRHSRTFLNVTSEAELLSAIRVETEAGRLPSNVAAGMEELYWNYKNAILQSGSPNADEIVISNMTAALDRIFLDIEDPFVFSPYHKALREPFDYYIFGQNYIRPLVDFSNSYVGNISVFYEMEEKLRQGHNIILISNHQTEADPAVIALLLETTNPHLAEKMTYIAGDRVVTDPLCKPFSIGRNLICVYSKKHMNDVPELAEMKRKANTRSLKEMALLLRGGSQIIWIAPSGGRDRPDPVTEEWFPAPFDSSALDNLRRLAEHSAAPGHIYPLALLCHDIMPPPRQVEKEIGEKRVIAFHGTGLSVAPEIPFSDIAASCKSPEEQAKEAYTQAVYNAVTEQYNVLKSAIHGKQGLRASTQNISLSQTWV is encoded by the exons ATGTATATCCTCTCTGCTACGTTTTCATCCACCACATTCCTCACGCCTagggtttcttcttcttcttcttcgtcttcgtcGTCGGCGAGGCTGCGGCTGGTGCATCCGGTGAGATCGAGCTTTCGGCGGACCAGCTCGGGTTGTCCTTGCTCGTTTTACTCGTCGGCGAAGGTCAGAGCTATGGCGGAGATGGTCAAGGACAAGGAGgagaaagaggaggaggaggagtcgTTGTCGGCGGTTGAGAGCGCGCAGCGGCGGGAGACTAGGCACTCGCGCACGTTTCTCAATGTCACCAGTGAAGCAG AGCTGCTGTCTGCAATCAGGGTGGAAACTGAAGCTGGAAGGCTTCCCTCAAATGTTGCTGCGGGAATGGAGGAATTATATTGGAATTACAAAAATGCT ATTCTCCAAAGTGGAAGTCCCAATGCAGATGAAATTGTTATATCAAATATGACAGCGGCATTAGATCGCATATTCTTGGATATAGAG GACCCATTTGTCTTCTCACCATATCACAAAGCACTGCGTGAGCCTTTTGACTACTACATATTTGGACAAAATTACATTCGTCCtttagttgatttcag CAATTCATATGTTGGTAATATATCTGTTTTCTATGAAATGGAAGAGAAGCTTCGACAG GGTCACAACATTATTTTGATATCAAATCACCAAACTGAGGCAGATCCAGCTGTCATTGCCTTGTTGCTTGAAACCACAAACCCACATCTTGCTGAGAAAATG ACCTACATAGCAGGAGATAGAGTTGTGACAGATCCTCTATGCAAGCCCTTCAGCATTGGAAG GAATCTTATATGTGTTTACTCGAAAAAGCACATGAACGATGTTCCTGAGCTTgctgaaatgaaaagaaaagcaaACACACGGAGTTTAAAGGAAATGGCTTTGCTGTTGAG GGGCGGGTCTCAAATTATATGGATTGCACCAAGTGGCGGAAGGGATCGACCAGATCCTGTAACAGAAGAATGGTTCCCA GCACCTTTTGATTCTTCTGCACTGGACAATCTAAGAAGGCTTGCTGAACATTCTGCTGCTCCAGGGCATATATATCCCTTGGCATTATTGTGTCATGACATTATGCCCCCTCCGCGCCAA GTAGAGAAAGAGATTGGTGAGAAGAGAGTGATTGCCTTCCATGGTACTGGATTATCGGTGGCACCTGAAATCCCTTTCTCTGATATTGCTGCTTCCTGTAAAAGTCCAGAAGAG CAGGCTAAGGAGGCATACACACAAGCGGTGTATAATGCTGTTACTGAACAATACAATGTGCTAAAATCTGCAATACATGGCAAACAAGGACTAAGGGCGTCTACCCAGAATATATCTTTGTCACaaacatgggtttag
- the LOC126794562 gene encoding glycerol-3-phosphate acyltransferase, chloroplastic isoform X2 codes for MYILSATFSSTTFLTPRVSSSSSSSSSSARLRLVHPVRSSFRRTSSGCPCSFYSSAKVRAMAEMVKDKEEKEEEEESLSAVESAQRRETRHSRTFLNVTSEAELLSAIRVETEAGRLPSNVAAGMEELYWNYKNAILQSGSPNADEIVISNMTAALDRIFLDIEDPFVFSPYHKALREPFDYYIFGQNYIRPLVDFSNSYVGNISVFYEMEEKLRQGHNIILISNHQTEADPAVIALLLETTNPHLAEKMTYIAGDRVVTDPLCKPFSIGRNLICVYSKKHMNDVPELAEMKRKANTRSLKEMALLLRGGSQIIWIAPSGGRDRPDPVTEEWFPAPFDSSALDNLRRLAEHSAAPGHIYPLALLCHDIMPPPRQVEKEIGEKRVIAFHGTGLSVAPEIPFSDIAASCKSPEEAKEAYTQAVYNAVTEQYNVLKSAIHGKQGLRASTQNISLSQTWV; via the exons ATGTATATCCTCTCTGCTACGTTTTCATCCACCACATTCCTCACGCCTagggtttcttcttcttcttcttcgtcttcgtcGTCGGCGAGGCTGCGGCTGGTGCATCCGGTGAGATCGAGCTTTCGGCGGACCAGCTCGGGTTGTCCTTGCTCGTTTTACTCGTCGGCGAAGGTCAGAGCTATGGCGGAGATGGTCAAGGACAAGGAGgagaaagaggaggaggaggagtcgTTGTCGGCGGTTGAGAGCGCGCAGCGGCGGGAGACTAGGCACTCGCGCACGTTTCTCAATGTCACCAGTGAAGCAG AGCTGCTGTCTGCAATCAGGGTGGAAACTGAAGCTGGAAGGCTTCCCTCAAATGTTGCTGCGGGAATGGAGGAATTATATTGGAATTACAAAAATGCT ATTCTCCAAAGTGGAAGTCCCAATGCAGATGAAATTGTTATATCAAATATGACAGCGGCATTAGATCGCATATTCTTGGATATAGAG GACCCATTTGTCTTCTCACCATATCACAAAGCACTGCGTGAGCCTTTTGACTACTACATATTTGGACAAAATTACATTCGTCCtttagttgatttcag CAATTCATATGTTGGTAATATATCTGTTTTCTATGAAATGGAAGAGAAGCTTCGACAG GGTCACAACATTATTTTGATATCAAATCACCAAACTGAGGCAGATCCAGCTGTCATTGCCTTGTTGCTTGAAACCACAAACCCACATCTTGCTGAGAAAATG ACCTACATAGCAGGAGATAGAGTTGTGACAGATCCTCTATGCAAGCCCTTCAGCATTGGAAG GAATCTTATATGTGTTTACTCGAAAAAGCACATGAACGATGTTCCTGAGCTTgctgaaatgaaaagaaaagcaaACACACGGAGTTTAAAGGAAATGGCTTTGCTGTTGAG GGGCGGGTCTCAAATTATATGGATTGCACCAAGTGGCGGAAGGGATCGACCAGATCCTGTAACAGAAGAATGGTTCCCA GCACCTTTTGATTCTTCTGCACTGGACAATCTAAGAAGGCTTGCTGAACATTCTGCTGCTCCAGGGCATATATATCCCTTGGCATTATTGTGTCATGACATTATGCCCCCTCCGCGCCAA GTAGAGAAAGAGATTGGTGAGAAGAGAGTGATTGCCTTCCATGGTACTGGATTATCGGTGGCACCTGAAATCCCTTTCTCTGATATTGCTGCTTCCTGTAAAAGTCCAGAAGAG GCTAAGGAGGCATACACACAAGCGGTGTATAATGCTGTTACTGAACAATACAATGTGCTAAAATCTGCAATACATGGCAAACAAGGACTAAGGGCGTCTACCCAGAATATATCTTTGTCACaaacatgggtttag
- the LOC126794936 gene encoding uncharacterized protein LOC126794936 produces MGKKEGDLWDDSALINAFDNAMTTYKKMHSKKPSQGSTQEDKPVSSPGEQVIAEADESEEIKRIQWDTDDATKDMPKTAIEGGETSNLSEVIEKQSLDSYVPDPYSQDAQDMQNNYSSSQGGEDYTKLLNQYYEIEEKREKILEQLHQFGGGNYLYSGEGSGLGSGVLWSNLSSYEQITVPASQPSNPAGVASCCLYMCPCLMTSCNAFPACSSACAGITCTEACLATSNGKPLSPEDGNVVKTALGTAERALSSMTTKITGDSLVTEEKMDDKEGAEMAETTSSETDISVVLNAWYSAGFYTGKYLVEQSVAKKRQS; encoded by the exons atgggcAAGAAAGAAGGAGACTTGTGGGACGATTCGGCTCTCATCAATGCTTTCGACAACGCCATGACTACCTACAAG AAAATGCATAGCAAGAAACCCAGTCAAGGCTCAACCCAGGAAGACAAGCCTGTGAGCAGTCCTGGAGAACAAGTCATTGCTGAGGCTGACGAAAGCGAGGAGATCAAAAG AATACAATGGGACACAGACGACGCGACAAAAGATATGCCAAAGACTGCTATAGAAGGTGGAGAGACCAGTAATCTTTCAGAAGTTATAGAAAAACAATCTTTGGATTCATATGTACCCGATCCCTATTCACAAGATGCACAGGACATGCAAAATAACTATTCTTCTTCACAGGGTGGAGAAGATTATACAAAGTTACTGAACCAGTAttatgagattgaagagaaaagagagaagattCTAGAGCAACTTCATCAATTTGGTGGTGGGAATTACCTGTATTCTGGCGAAGGTTCGGGTTTAGGTTCAGGTGTGCTGTGGAGTAATCTTTCTAGTTACGAACAAATTACAGTCCCTGCAAGCCAACCTTCCAATCCGGCTGGTGTGGCTTCATGTTGCCTGTACATGTGTCCGTGCTTGATGACTTCATGCAATGCATTTCCTGCTTGTTCATCGGCATGTGCTGGTATAACTTGTACAGAAGCTTGTTTGGCAACAAGTAACGGGAAACCTTTATCTCCTGAAGATGGAAATGTTGTCAAGACAGCACTCGGGACTGCAGAAAGAGCATTATCATCCATGACAACAAAAATTACTGGTGATTCTTTAGTAACTGAAG AAAAAATGGATGACAAAGAAGGAGCAGAAATGGCTGAAACCACTAGCTCAGAGACAGATATAAGTGTGGTTTTGAATGCATGGTATTCCGCAGGTTTCTACACTGGCAA GTATCTCGTGGAGCAGTCCGTTGCTAAGAAGCGACAAAGTTAA